The following DNA comes from Musa acuminata AAA Group cultivar baxijiao chromosome BXJ1-4, Cavendish_Baxijiao_AAA, whole genome shotgun sequence.
CTTTTATACTTGATAGTAATCAGATgaaatattctataaaatattttttgaatgggcAACCTTTAACAATATTAATTTGACATTTGTCCATATAGGCAATAAGAGTAGAGCAGCTCAACTTCTTCCGACCTATATGTCACTGGAGGATACACGTCAAATAGTACTTgatcaatgatatttttttattatcgagCATAGTATtcataataatattatgatagttCACTATCTAAAGATAAAGAACCATTTTGGTTATCTTTAAAATTGATGTATGATTGTATTTCTTAAAATTTCATTAATCTTGCTCTCAGCATAATGGATTTTTCATCAAACTTTATATCTTAGATTTACGAATGTATTTCTTCCCTGAATTTTTCTTACTTAATCAACGAAAAAAATCTCTACTTACTTCAAGAGTCACGGGGGATTAGACACGAgattctctccctctctctctatatttatataattatggtTCAGCTCCTCTCATATTTGATAAATCTATTAACATGAaacctctttctcttttttttagatATATTGATAATATTCTCTTGTGTCTTGGGGCTACTAAAAGTTCTATCGTATTGTTCTTGATATCTTTCAAACATATAAATCTTTTACAAATCAATGTATTAAACTTGCCAAGTcagaattttttttcttccaaatacTAAACCTGATAGGAAGCATAAAATCTACTTATTTTTTTCATGTTAGAGAGGGTCACTTCCCTTTCAAATACTTAACTGTAGAAGAATTCCTCCTTCTGCCTTCAATGGCATGACTCAACAATTCCAAAAGAAATTGGGAAGCTGAAATGGGACCAATCTCTCCTAAGCTCTTTTCTCATGGATGTCAAAAAGATCATCGATAGGAATTAGTCTCAGCGGTCTGCATCTTATTTATCGAGACACAGTCATCTCCCCCAAGCATGTGGCAGACCCTCATTCCATGAAGCTTCCATTCCATGCAGCTTCCATCCCAAATTTGATAGCCAACATTTAAGCCCTCCGGCAATCAGTGTCCGGCGCAAAAGGCTCGGCCGGCAAGGAGACTTTTCAGCGCAGGATCATAGCAGGTAGTCGCCTCTCCGGTCTTGTCCTGCGAAGTAAAGGAGAGCTAAACCCCCCGAGTAGGTCGCCGACCTCTCCAGCATTAAAAGCCTCAACAGAGAGGAGAAGTCTTCATGGAGCGTACTTAAACTGTTACACGAGCATTTTACCTTGGTTCTTTTCAGAGACAGAGAGACAGGAGAAATGGTTGGCCTACGGAGCTAGCTTTCTTTTTGTGCTCCGACGAGGAGGATGGATACGGATTGGTTTGTACTCGACCGACTTTTGCTGTgatatattttatcttaaaaGGAAGAAACGTATGAGGCGTCGCCCGTGTGCGCTACCTCAGTCAGGGCTCAGCACTCACCTCTACGGCACTCGTAGCCTGGGCGGTCCATCTGTTAATTTAGCTGGGACCCACTTGAGCGACCGATAGAAATGCGAGAGTGGCTGCTGGACGCTGACTGGAACTAGATAGGCAATCTTGTACCTCGGTagctccgtctctctctctctctctcttgtgaacattattattattagttacGAAGGCTGTTTAGAAAGGAAATCGTCTTCTTCGTTTGCTTTTGCCCTCCGTCGATCCAAGCATCAGGCAAGAGAGATGGCCCAAGCGCTCCGCCTCCTCTCTCCGGCCACCACCAACCCATCCATCCCCAAGTTCTCGGTCCCCGCACCTCCGTGGCGCCCCCTCCCCTCCTTCCCCCGCCGCCGCCCCCGCGCCCTTCGCGCTTCCGCCTCCCTTCCCCCGCCCGATCTCGGCCTGATCTCCTCTGACGGTGGCGCTGGCGCTGGCGCGGCCATCGATGTGGACGCTGTGACCGAGGCTGAGATGAAGGAGAACGGGTTCCGGAGCACGAGGCGGACGAAGCTGGTGTGCACGATCGGCCCCGCCACCTGCTCCGCGGAGCAGCTGGAGGCGCTCGCTGTCGGCGGGATGAACGTGGCGAGAGTCAACATGTGCCACGGGAGCCGCGAGTGGCACCGTCAGGTCATCCGACAGGTCCGCCGGCTCAACGAGGAGAAGGGGTTCGCGGTCGCCGTGATGATGGACACTGAGGGCAGTGAGATCCACATGGGTGATCTCGGCGGCGCCGCTTCCGCCAAGGCCGAGGTGAGGTTCTTGGACCGGTTTCTTGTAATAAAGGCGCTTCCTTTTCTCTTTACATTTGGGTTGTCTTATTCCAATTTGGATCTTAGACAATGCACAGAATGAAAATGGGTAAGATCTGGGCAATGAGAATTTTGGGAGCTACAGAGTTTATTCATGTCCTTTTACATTTGTTGGAATATTAATCGTCGCTTATCTGTTTGTTAAAACTCATTCGACTGATATGTTGACTTGTAAATTTGTTAAGAAAATATAGATGAAGATTGTGCTCAACAGTAGAGTGCAATAGACAAAATAGTACTCAGATTAGCATGCTCTAGAAGTGGAAAAGTTCCAAATGCTGGAGAATTACTAATTTATAAATATAGCCTAGCTTAATTAACTATAGAAGTATTTGAGATTGAATgagtaatcaagaaaaataaatagGAAAAGGAGGGGGCCAAGTAAAAAGGAAAGAGGGTCAGAGAACTCTTCACAACAAAATTCAGGCGAATGGTACTGGCCAAACCCTTTCTTCCTATTTCTGAAAAGGGTTCGGTAAATAAATGAATATttactgcctctctctctctctctcttgtgaagATCTAGTAAGTATGTGCATATCTACTGGTATGATTCATGCAGCAGTCAATCTGGAGTTCTCTTTCATGTCAATCATACCTCTGTAACATACTTTCTCATGCAGGATGGTGAAATTTGGACATTTAGTGTGCGAGCTTTCAACTCGCCTCTGCCAGAACGGACCATCAATGTGAATTATGATGGCTTTGCTGAAGGTTGAATACTGAGAATccattgttttttctttcttcctcgaGGAATTTCTACTTTTTTGGTTAGGAACCTTTTCTGACCATCATTTGGTCTCTTAAGGCTGTTTGTGCCTAATACAGATGTTAAAGTTGGTGATGAACTTCTGGCGGATGGAGGAATGGTTAGATTTGAGGTGATTGAGAAGATTGGGCCTGATGTAAAGTGTCGTTGCAATGATCCTGGGCTGCTGTTGCCACGTGCAAATCTTAGTTTCTGGCGGAATGGTAGGCTGGTTCAGGAGCGTAATGCCATGCTTCCGACAATTTCTTCTAAGGTTGGTACATCCATATGCACCCACTCAATGGCTCCTTTTGAAAACTTCCAAAATTCAATCATAAGTGCATGCGTTGCACACTTGTTATCAAGAATCTCCTAAGTTACTATTTTGGATTATGTTTAGACTGAAATCACTTAATTTTAGAAGAGCTGCAGATTGCATTTTAATCTCCCTTcagtattaataataatattcaatACTTGACTTACTAATACAGTGGGTACAAGTTATTAGTACAATCTCAATTACTAAAGTCAAGAATCAAAGTTTGCCATCAATCTCACACAAAAACATTACAGCCTTTTCTGACACTAGAGAAGCACACGCATGAAGTTTCTTCTGTTTCTTGTCAGTGTTGTTCATCATTCTTTGGTATCTTGTCTTGTTTAAGTAAATTCTTCATAATGTCAGGTGTCATTTCAATCTTGGTTTACAGTGTCTCACTCTATTTTGGCTTTTTTTTCTCTCACATTCTCTACTGCAGGTTCAAAATTATTATGTGGTGGCTGCATTCATTATTGCACATTACTAGATTATCTCAACTTGAAAGTAATTTTCTGAAGCCACACTTATTGATGCTGTTGAGCATCTTGATCTTTGTTATGTTAATTGCATCAACTAGGTGTTCATTTCAACAGTGTATAAACTTATGAGCATTTAAGAAAAAATGTTACCTTTGTTTATGTTGTATTATAGTTTCACTTTTgatataaatgattttttttttctctgactCGGGAACACTATGCAATTTGGTTTAGCTGCAAAAAGTTATTTAATGGGACTTGCTGGACTACAACTTTGCACTTGCCACTGTCACATCTGAAATAGGAATATCTCGAGTGATGTTTTTGTGTAGCTGGAAATTTTGTTTGCATAATCTAGATAAATGCAAATACCTATATATAAGCTTAATGATAATTTTAAGTGCTCCGGAAGAGTGAAAGATTAGCTAACTCTGGAAAATGCTTTCATTAATCTGCACTACATGCACTTATGATTTTGATACATGCAGGATTGGCTTGACATTGACTTTGGGATTTCTGAGGGTGTAGACTTTATTGCAGTATCCTTTGTCAAGTCTGCAGAAGTCATTAATCATCTCAAAAGCTATATAGCTGCACGATGCCGTGACAAGTAAACAGAAAATCCTTAccctttttccttttcttcttattattattttgcttTATAAACCAAAGAAATTGCTAGTTTAGCTAATAACAGAACATATTTTCCAATGACAgaacatatttttcaaggcatttttttcttttcaaagtgATCCAAGATGTAGACCTTTCTGTATACTGCAAATGTGCTCCTGCTGATGTGGGGTTTGGGAGGGTTAACGTACGCAAGCAACCTGATACGTGTAGATGTTATTTCTATTACTCCAACTCTCATCACCCAAGTTACAAAAAAGGCATATGTTCTTGAAATCCATATATGTGAATCTACTATCCTTGATGATGGCTAATAAAGTGATATCAGAATTATGGGATCTTTTTGTGTTCAACTGTGAAATGGCAGAAAATATGTGCTAAAATTGCATCAGTTTTTGTCAacacctttttcttctttttaaatgTCATATTTCACTTCACTATCTACAATGATGAttgatattaaataattattatttgtcATGGTGGGGCTCTACAAGTCATGACTGAAGGAAGATTAATATGATATGACTGAAGTCATGGTGGGGCTCTATAGTGGCTACAAGTTATTCAGTTCTACATTCATTCTGATGCTATCTGCAATCAAGAAATCTTTCTGATAAATTTTACAAGCTTAAAAGAAATATGAATGAAACCTCCCCTACCTTTTTTGACTGTTTGTAAACCCACTCTTACTTGCACTTTTATGTGATGGCTTGCAATTACATATTCCAGCGAAATTGCAATAATTGCAAAGATTGAGAGTATTGATTCCTTGAAGAATCTGGAAGATATCGTTCTTGCATCGGATGGAGCGATGGTAGCCAGAGGAGACATGGGTGCTCAAATTCCACTGGAAGAAGTCCCTTCTGCTCAGCAAAAAATTGTTAAGCTGTGCAGGCAGCTAAACAAGCCTGTCATTGTAGCTTCGCAGCTTCTGGAGTCTATGATCGAATATCCTACACCAACTAGAGCTGAAGTTGCTGATGTTTCAGAGGCAGTTAAACAGAGGGCTGATGCTCTGATGCTCTCAGGTGAATCAGCTATGGGCCAATATCCAGAGAAGGCATTGACTGTGCTCAGAAGTGTAAGCCTACGCATTGAAAGGTGGTGGAGAGAGGAGAAGCACCACGAGGCGATGGAGCTTCCAGATATTGCATCTTCTTTCTCTGACAAAATTTCAGAGGAAATCTGTAATTCGGCTGCCAAAATGGGTTAGTATCTTCATGTTCACTTCTGCCAAACTATATTTAGCTACATCATTGGCCATCCCGAACTATATTTAGCTACATCAATTGCGTTGATTTCTATCTTGTACAAAAAGAATTCCTTTTAGCAATTCCATTCTCTTCctagttcaaacttcaaagtgCTTCTTAATCACTTAGCGATGTAGTTTATCTTACCACGTGTCCTTCAGTTTTTTGGCTCTACATTGATCTTTTCATATCGGGATTGTTATCTTAACATCAAATGAGCAAATTTTAAGGAATCAATATCTGTACTCAAACTAATGTCAGACTACTGCTACTTCTTTTGGTATATTATAACATATATACTCCTGATAAAACCAACCTATTCTTTGTGATTAGAATGGCAGCCATTTAACCTTAACATCTGCTATATCAGTGAAAACTTGGTTGTATGTCTGGCAGTATTAACATTGATGGTTCACATAATTGTGGTCATAGGATAGCTATGAAATTTAGGAGAGACAGGGCAACAGCTTCCTGGATACTGTCTTGAGCAAATTTATTCAAAGATCAACTAAGAagaaaatcataaaaagaaaaaaccaaaATAGGAACACGAATTTCCAGGAAGAAAGAACATATTTCTTTTCCTTAAGTTAAAAGTCTGTATCAAACTTTATCATTATAAAACACATGAAAATTGTTATTACACACCAGTCATACCTTGAAATATATTCTGGTTTGGAGCAGACTTCATGGCATTCAGCCTTCAGTCCAATGGCACCATTGTGTATGATTCTTATAGCAAGGTTTTCTTAAATATGGTTAACACACACATTTTGCATGGTTGAGATAATTATTGCCTTAGCTGCCCGCCATGTGCAGCAGTTTCTCTTTGCATAAGTTTGTGTGTAGTggctgttcttttttcttttgaccCAGCTAATTGTGACCTACAGCCAACAACTTGGGAGTGGATGCACTCTTCGTCTTCACAAGAACAGGTCACATGGCCTCTCTACTTTCGCGCTGCCGCCCTGATTGTCCAGTCTTTGCATTTACGTCCTCGACATCTGTGAGAAGGCGATTGAATCTTCTGTGGGGTTTGATACCCTTTCGACTTAGTTTCTCAGGCGACATGGAGAGCAATCTTAACCGCACCTTTTCTTTGCTCAAGGCCAGAGGAATGATCCAGTCTGGTGACTTGGTCATTGCATTGTCGGATACGCTGCAGTCTATTCAGGTGATGAATGTACCCTAGGAGGATTTTTGCCTTAGCTTGTCCCACGTGATGTATGATAAGCTGCATATGGCGAGCCTGTTAAGATAGTTGTTGGCTTTGCAGGCTAATAATTTGTTTCCGTACTCTGTTGTCTCTTCTAGATTATTCATCATGGCTGATGTTTTATGCTTGAAATTGTGATACTTGACCTTCAGCTTGCATATTTCGATCATGTAATTGCTGTTATTAAGTATTTGCCAGTAATATTAGTGCTCAAGTTTCGTTGAGCAGGAGCTTCTACTCTTAAATTTCAGCTCATTCTGCGTGCCTTGTCTGCTTATAATCTGGTAATACCGGTGATCTGTTAAAAATGTCACATAGATTGAGATTGACAGCTTCCTCTTACCATGATCTGGGAAACTAAGTCCATTGCATTTTTTTCTCTGATTTTAAGTAGTATAGCTTTATTCCAAAATGTTTATTTAGTCATTGGTTCCTTATTATTTGTGACAGAAAACTGATGCAGGAGAACATCAAGATTGATGCACAGTGTAGTCATCTAAATGACTATTAAATCAACTACAGCCATTCTCTTAATTCTCTGAGATTATTGAAGGCAAATAGCTGCcagaatctttttttttaagGTGCAAATTCTGGTTAAACTTCATGAACATTTTCCTTTTTTGGTGATTTAGATTGAGCTAGACTTTGGTGCAATTATACTTCAATATACTCGACATATGAACacgaagaaaaagaggaaaaagttAAACCATCGAATTTATTATATCAGCCAAATCATGAAGAAAATATTGGAAAAGTCCGATATACTTTAGAATCATGTCGAAAAACCTATCCGATATACTTGATATAGAGTCCAAAACCCCCTCAACACACCCAAAAGCTTGTATTCGGATCCCATTTAGACACACAAAATTGAAAGTTCGAAACCTCCATAAGCGTACCGTTTTGGTTCGAACTAAGTCGGACGAGTCAAACTATCATCGACATGTTCCCAAATTTGGATAGAATAATATATCACAGTCCCTTAAAAATACTTCccaataaaaaagaaaacttgcacgTGACCAGGTGCATCATGGTAAATACATAAAAAGGGCAAAATATATACTGCACGTGATTAGGTGCATTATGGTAATTTCGCAACCTCCCCACGTCGCACTCGCTTCCTCCCTCAGCCCGTTGTCTCGCACATGGAAGCGAAATGGCGCGAACTCATCTCCAATCTCCCGCCTCGTTCCGACAATGCTTCCCTCCCTTATCCTCCTTTATTTCTCCCATCGCAACTCCACAtatacactctctctctctctctctctctctctgagccaTCGAAGCTCCGATCCATCCTTCCACCGACATGCTTCGCCGTCCATCCGACGCCCCTGACCGAGCGGCGCCGCCGAAGAAACGGGGCAGCTACAACTGCCGCCGGTGCGGCCTCCCCAAAAAGGGCCACGTCTGCCCCTCCGCCGACGGCTGGCCCGCACACGTTCCCCTCCCTCGCTCCGGCCACCGCCTCCGCCGCGCACTCTCCTTCGACGATGATCGCCACTCCTCCCCGCTGCCTGCCTCGGCGATGGAGGACGACGGCCTGATCGGGACGACGGCCTTGGTGGCTGTAGAGAATCCGGATGGGgtcgtcgaggaggaggaggaggacgaggtggGGTGCGGCGGAGAACGGACCTTGCCCGCGTCGTGCATGGTGGAGGTCCTACGGCGATTGTCGCCGACGGAGCTGATGCGGGCGGCGGCGGTGTGCCGGGGGTGGAGAGAGTGTGTGAGGAGGGTGTGGCGTTGCGCGGAGGAGCTCAGACTTAGGGTTTCTCCTAGATCGCAGGTGGCGTTCTTCGGATCGGTGCTCCACAAGTGTGCCGGATTGGCCCGGCTCACCCTGAGGATGGAAAGGttcgagctctctctctctctctccctccccgaGAAGGAAGGGGTGACGGATGCCATTGGCAGAACAAAACAACATAAAAAGGATATTACAATTATCAATCGTCCAAATGTTATTAGAAAACCCGTGCTATACCAACTACACTTCACAGATTTAACATATTAGGGTTCCTTGAAGAGATTTCTAGGGGCTGATCTAAACCTTATGCTACAGAAAAATGATTTATATGCAGCAGATTAAGACATGAATAAAAACGTGGTATTTCGACGATATATCGCTttgtaaatgatttttttttatcatagatcTGTGGTTTTTGGCATCTGATCCTATTGTCCATCCAAAAGAACGGCGAATAATATATGGTGAAATCTCAATCAGTTGTCAGAACAAAATACTACAACATCGTGCTTTATAAGATGAATGAGTGTAGATCGTCTCTtgtgttttgtttttctttttttacattTATGTGTTTACATGTTTTAGATCTGAAGGTAAGAGATCTTGCACCAGCACCTGGGTTAGGTCATGAAGGTCCTATGTTCCCATCGATATACCTTCTAATGGTCCATTTGATTTGGCTTTACAGTTGATTAATGGTAGGATGTGATCGGATCAACCATACTGATGGGAACACAGACCTTAGTACTATTTGCATACTACattttgcatttttcttttttattttccttgaAAAAACACCATATTTTTACTGCAGATCTTTttttctatgttttttttttattttttctggttTGGGGTCTGGAGATGAGATGGTTAAATGGTTGAACACTAATTTACCTATCATCTCTCCTTGGCTTTAGATAAGAATAAATCGAGTTAAGTAGttgcttttataaaaaaaaagattacagAAAGAATGTCCCTTTAAATACACTTGATGAGGTTGAACTATAAAACTGATCTCATTATTTTGGGTTGCTACTTTGTAGTTTGAACTCATGTATATAATATATGAGAAAGTTAGACTGGATGTTGTCTGATGGGACCTTCTTGTGTTCTATTGCTACAGTGATTTTGATGCGACAATGTTAGCTTGCGTTGCTTTCTCACTGCCTAATTTAGAAGCTTTTGAGCTAAACATGGCTGAAAACACGGTCAACCGGATAACTGGGTATGTCATTGACTTTTAAGCATTCTATCACAAGTTATGTTGAACTTTCAATTTTTCATTCTATGTAGGATCTGTGCATATCGTGTACATCTTAGGTGTAAGTTCACAGATCACTCTTGCCTTCTCAATTTGGTAGATCCTCATCAATGAGAAACCATTAAATTGATTTGTTAGCACATTGATGCAATGTTCATTTTCTTTCAGAATGACATGTTTTAGTGTTAATGTGGATATATTTCTTGTGTTAGGTCCTGTTCTGCACACACCAACTGCATGaaaatttatgcaaaatatttttatataaattagggtTGCAACTTCAAGTTGTTCTACTACTGAAAAGCCAACTAATGTGATCATGTTTGCCTGGAATGTGTGATTCGTTCTTCTGCCGCAATTTTGTCTGGGTAGTCACCTCAACTTATGCTGTGCAATGATCTGATCATTGTTACTTACTAAAAAATTCATTTACCATTCATTTGCATGTGTTTATATTGTTGTTTGTCAACTGTCATACATCTTTTCtctaaaaaaagaggaaaaaacatGAACTCCAAGATATCTTGAATAGAGCGTGACATACTTGTAGTTTTAGAATAAACAATAAATTGATCTTTGGATGATTACTGCACTACCTTTTATCTTCGATGCTGGGCTTT
Coding sequences within:
- the LOC135671777 gene encoding pyruvate kinase isozyme A, chloroplastic-like — encoded protein: MAQALRLLSPATTNPSIPKFSVPAPPWRPLPSFPRRRPRALRASASLPPPDLGLISSDGGAGAGAAIDVDAVTEAEMKENGFRSTRRTKLVCTIGPATCSAEQLEALAVGGMNVARVNMCHGSREWHRQVIRQVRRLNEEKGFAVAVMMDTEGSEIHMGDLGGAASAKAEDGEIWTFSVRAFNSPLPERTINVNYDGFAEDVKVGDELLADGGMVRFEVIEKIGPDVKCRCNDPGLLLPRANLSFWRNGRLVQERNAMLPTISSKDWLDIDFGISEGVDFIAVSFVKSAEVINHLKSYIAARCRDNEIAIIAKIESIDSLKNLEDIVLASDGAMVARGDMGAQIPLEEVPSAQQKIVKLCRQLNKPVIVASQLLESMIEYPTPTRAEVADVSEAVKQRADALMLSGESAMGQYPEKALTVLRSVSLRIERWWREEKHHEAMELPDIASSFSDKISEEICNSAAKMANNLGVDALFVFTRTGHMASLLSRCRPDCPVFAFTSSTSVRRRLNLLWGLIPFRLSFSGDMESNLNRTFSLLKARGMIQSGDLVIALSDTLQSIQVMNVP